One Nicotiana tomentosiformis chromosome 4, ASM39032v3, whole genome shotgun sequence genomic window carries:
- the LOC138909556 gene encoding uncharacterized protein, translated as MNLPFTEVLSQMPAYAKFLKEILTKKIKIEEISVVKLTKYCSAILQNKLPQKKMENEIGEIRSAPISLQLANQITIIPEGIVEDVLVRVDKFVFLVDFIVVKMEENKEAPLILGRPFLETGRGILDIHDRKLMLRVGEETVTFEMNVEMGARKEKPVASVEWSEKLEREGPHD; from the exons ATGAATTTGCCATTCACAGAGGTGCTTTctcaaatgccagcttatgccaagttcttgaaggaaatccttACAAAGAAGATAAAGATAGAAGAAATATCAGTAGTCAAGCTCACAAAGTATTGCagtgcaatcttgcaaaacaaactcccacaaaa gaagatggagaatgagattggagagataaggtctgcaccaatatctttgcagctggcaaaCCAAATAACTatcatacccgaggggatagtggaagatgtcttagttcgggtagataagtttgtatttcttgtagatttcatagtggtgaaGATGGAAGAGAACAAAGAGGCCCCCCTTattttaggaagaccattcttagaaaCGGGTAGAGGAATCTtagatatacatgatagaaaactcatgcttagagtgggtgaggagacagtGACTTTCGAGATGAATGTGGAGATGGGGGCGAGAAAGGAGAAGCCAGTCGCAAGTGTAGAGTGGAGTGAAAAGCTCGAAAGAGAAGGTCCCCATGATTGA